A genomic window from Polaribacter gangjinensis includes:
- a CDS encoding YqaA family protein codes for MLVFLVNEYVFNINEGLQHMTETFSRIGILIFFFISETFLGLIPPEIFIAWTKKTDAPLFNLFLLSTVSYLGGLLSYFLGKLTLKIDSLRDYLEVKMEKNLKNSRKWGGILILVGALLPLPFSIACITAGMIKYPFKNVAFFGLFRFARFAIYAWAIFQVVH; via the coding sequence ATGCTTGTTTTTTTAGTCAATGAATATGTTTTCAACATCAATGAGGGTTTGCAACATATGACCGAAACTTTTTCGAGAATTGGCATTTTAATCTTCTTTTTTATTTCAGAAACGTTTTTGGGATTGATTCCTCCAGAAATTTTTATTGCCTGGACAAAAAAAACAGATGCGCCATTATTCAACCTATTTTTATTATCAACAGTATCTTATTTAGGTGGTTTACTATCTTATTTTTTAGGAAAATTGACACTAAAAATTGATTCTTTACGAGATTATTTAGAAGTAAAAATGGAAAAAAACCTAAAAAATTCCAGAAAATGGGGAGGTATTTTAATTTTGGTTGGAGCCTTATTGCCCTTACCATTTTCTATAGCTTGTATCACAGCAGGAATGATAAAATATCCTTTTAAAAATGTAGCCTTTTTTGGATTATTTCGTTTTGCTCGTTTTGCTATTTATGCTTGGGCAATTTTTCAGGTTGTTCACTAA
- the tsf gene encoding translation elongation factor Ts: protein METVNVSAADVKNLREATGAGMMDCKKALVEAGGDFDKAIDILRKKGQKIAANRADRESTEGVAVTKINDDKTVGVAIVLACETDFVGKNDKFVALAEEFAAIAINHDSKESFLAADFGGITVADKLVEQTGVIGEKLDITAFEKIEAAYVGAYTHIGKIAALVGLSAPVKNAEILAKDVAMQVASMGAKTLSYKDFDPAFVAAETEARIAVIEKDNIELARLGKTLKNVPKYISMAQLTPEILAQAEADAKAELAAEGKPEKIWDKILPGKLERFISDNTTLDLELCLLDQAFIKDDKKNVASYVKTYGDVEVTGFKRVTLG from the coding sequence ATGGAAACAGTAAATGTAAGTGCTGCTGATGTTAAAAATTTAAGAGAAGCTACTGGAGCTGGAATGATGGACTGTAAAAAGGCATTAGTAGAAGCTGGTGGTGACTTCGACAAAGCAATTGATATTTTACGTAAAAAAGGTCAAAAAATTGCTGCAAACAGAGCAGATAGAGAATCTACTGAAGGTGTTGCAGTAACTAAAATCAACGATGATAAAACTGTAGGTGTTGCAATCGTATTGGCTTGTGAAACTGATTTTGTTGGAAAAAACGACAAATTCGTAGCATTGGCTGAAGAATTTGCTGCAATCGCAATCAATCATGATAGCAAAGAATCTTTCTTAGCTGCTGATTTTGGCGGAATTACAGTTGCTGATAAATTAGTTGAACAAACTGGAGTTATTGGTGAAAAATTAGACATCACTGCTTTCGAAAAAATTGAAGCTGCTTATGTAGGTGCTTATACACACATTGGAAAAATTGCTGCTTTGGTTGGATTGTCTGCTCCTGTAAAAAATGCTGAAATTTTAGCGAAAGATGTAGCAATGCAAGTTGCTTCTATGGGCGCTAAAACTTTGTCTTACAAAGACTTTGATCCTGCATTCGTTGCTGCTGAAACAGAAGCTAGAATCGCTGTTATCGAAAAAGATAATATCGAATTGGCTAGATTGGGTAAAACATTGAAAAATGTTCCTAAATACATTTCAATGGCCCAATTGACTCCTGAAATTTTAGCTCAAGCTGAAGCTGATGCAAAAGCTGAGTTAGCTGCTGAAGGAAAACCAGAGAAAATTTGGGATAAAATTTTACCAGGTAAATTAGAGCGTTTTATCTCTGACAACACAACGTTAGATTTAGAATTGTGTTTATTAGACCAAGCATTTATTAAAGATGATAAGAAAAATGTTGCTTCATATGTTAAAACTTATGGAGATGTTGAAGTAACAGGATTCAAAAGAGTAACTTTAGGATAA
- a CDS encoding DUF1456 family protein, translated as MGLSNNDIFKKLRVAHKLRDSDIIDICALVDFKVTKGEIGAIFRNEDHPKYVECGDQFLRNFLNGLIIHLRGPMPEKEKK; from the coding sequence ATGGGATTATCAAATAACGATATTTTTAAAAAACTAAGAGTAGCACATAAATTGCGAGATTCTGATATTATAGACATTTGCGCTTTGGTCGATTTTAAAGTAACTAAAGGCGAAATTGGTGCTATTTTCAGAAATGAAGATCATCCAAAATATGTGGAATGTGGTGACCAATTTTTGCGTAATTTTTTGAATGGATTGATTATTCATTTACGAGGTCCAATGCCTGAAAAAGAGAAAAAATAA
- the rpsB gene encoding 30S ribosomal protein S2, producing MAKVNIQELLDSGVHFGHLTRKWNPNMAPYIYTERNGVHIIDLYKTAAKIEETSEALKKIANSGRKVLFVATKKQAKDVVAEKAKAVGMPYITERWPGGMLTNFVTIRKAVKKMASIDRMKTDGSFDALSKREKLQINRQREKLEKNLGSIADMTRLPGAIFVVDIKKEHIAVAEAQNLNIPIFAMVDTNSDPRLVDFVIPSNDDASKSIDKVLTYITDAIAEGLSERKADKNKANDDQEEEIEEVVTRKVIEISDED from the coding sequence ATGGCAAAAGTAAACATTCAAGAATTATTAGATAGTGGTGTACATTTTGGACACCTTACTAGAAAATGGAACCCAAACATGGCTCCATACATTTATACAGAAAGAAATGGTGTACACATCATAGATTTGTATAAAACGGCTGCTAAAATAGAAGAAACTTCAGAAGCTTTGAAAAAAATTGCAAACTCTGGACGTAAAGTTTTATTCGTAGCTACTAAAAAACAAGCAAAAGACGTTGTTGCTGAAAAAGCAAAAGCAGTTGGCATGCCTTACATCACTGAAAGATGGCCAGGTGGAATGTTAACTAATTTTGTAACTATCAGAAAAGCTGTTAAAAAAATGGCTTCTATTGATAGAATGAAAACAGACGGATCTTTTGATGCTTTGTCTAAAAGAGAAAAATTACAAATCAACCGTCAAAGAGAAAAATTAGAAAAAAACTTAGGTTCTATTGCTGATATGACTCGTTTGCCAGGTGCAATTTTTGTAGTTGATATCAAAAAAGAACACATCGCAGTTGCAGAAGCTCAAAATTTAAATATTCCAATTTTTGCAATGGTTGATACAAACTCTGACCCTAGATTGGTTGATTTTGTAATTCCATCTAACGACGATGCTTCTAAATCTATTGACAAAGTATTAACATACATCACTGATGCAATTGCAGAAGGTTTATCAGAAAGAAAAGCTGATAAAAATAAAGCAAATGATGATCAAGAAGAAGAAATTGAAGAAGTTGTAACTAGAAAAGTTATTGAAATTTCTGACGAAGACTAA
- the rplM gene encoding 50S ribosomal protein L13 codes for MNTLSYKTVSANSATVNKEWVLVDADGQSLGRLASKVAKLIRGKYKPNYTPHVDCGDNVVVINAEKINLTGKKWADKTYIHHTGYPGGQRSLTATEMFDKDPSRLIEKAVKGMLPKNKLGAALYRNLYVYAGTEHKQAGQTPRAINLNDYK; via the coding sequence ATGAACACATTAAGTTACAAAACAGTATCAGCAAACAGCGCTACCGTTAATAAGGAGTGGGTTTTGGTTGATGCGGACGGTCAATCGTTGGGTCGTCTTGCTTCTAAAGTAGCAAAGCTAATTAGAGGTAAATATAAGCCAAATTATACTCCTCACGTAGATTGTGGAGACAATGTGGTGGTTATCAACGCAGAAAAAATTAATTTAACAGGTAAAAAGTGGGCTGATAAAACCTACATTCACCACACTGGTTATCCTGGAGGACAAAGATCGTTAACTGCAACAGAAATGTTTGACAAAGATCCATCAAGATTGATTGAAAAAGCAGTAAAAGGGATGTTACCAAAAAACAAATTAGGTGCAGCTTTGTACAGAAACTTGTATGTATATGCAGGAACTGAGCACAAACAAGCAGGTCAAACACCTAGAGCTATTAACCTTAACGATTACAAATAA
- a CDS encoding glutamine--tRNA ligase/YqeY domain fusion protein, with product MSEEKKSLNFLEQIIEEDLANGMPKENLRFRFPPEPNGYLHIGHTKAIGISFGLGIKYNAPVNLRFDDTNPAKEEQEYVDAIKNDISWLGYTWANECYSSDYFQEMYDWAILLIKDGKAYVDSQTSEEMRIQKGTPTEPGTNSPYRNRSVDENLSLFQGMKDGKFKEGEHVLRAKIDMSSPNMLMRDPLMYRILHKAHHRTGNQWCIYPMYDWAHGESDYIEQISHSLCSLEFKPHRELYDWFKDNVYGYSKETYPLVPKQREFSRLNLSYTIMSKRKLLKLVEEKIVSGWDDPRMPTISGLRRRGYTPASIRSFIETVGVSKRENVIDVALLEFKIREDLNKTANRVMAVLDPIKLVITNYPEGKEEWLQAENNQEDEAAGYREVPFSREIFIEKEDFREEANKKFFRLKLGGEVRLKNAYIIKAESCTKDENGNIIEIQCTYDELSKSGSGTEESLRKVKGTLHWVSMKHAVKAEVRVYDRLFLHEAPDAQKDKDFMDYLNPNSLEIVNAFVEPSLQNAKIGERFQFQRLGYFCVDNDSTDNQLVFNKTVGLRDSWGGN from the coding sequence ATGTCTGAAGAGAAAAAATCGCTCAATTTCTTAGAGCAAATTATTGAAGAGGATTTAGCAAACGGAATGCCTAAAGAAAACTTGCGTTTTCGTTTCCCACCAGAACCAAATGGTTATTTACATATTGGCCATACTAAAGCCATTGGCATTAGTTTTGGTTTGGGCATTAAATACAATGCACCTGTAAATTTGCGTTTTGACGACACAAATCCAGCAAAAGAAGAACAAGAATATGTTGATGCAATTAAAAATGATATTTCTTGGCTAGGCTATACTTGGGCAAATGAATGTTATTCATCTGATTATTTTCAAGAAATGTATGATTGGGCAATTTTACTCATCAAAGATGGTAAAGCCTATGTAGATTCTCAAACATCAGAAGAAATGAGAATTCAAAAAGGAACTCCAACTGAGCCAGGAACAAATAGTCCTTATAGAAATCGTTCTGTAGATGAAAATTTATCCTTATTTCAAGGAATGAAAGATGGAAAATTTAAAGAAGGGGAGCATGTTTTACGTGCAAAAATCGATATGAGTTCTCCAAATATGTTAATGCGTGATCCTTTGATGTATCGAATTTTACATAAAGCACATCATAGAACAGGAAATCAATGGTGCATTTATCCTATGTATGATTGGGCTCATGGCGAAAGTGATTATATTGAACAAATTTCACATTCTTTGTGTTCATTAGAATTTAAACCTCACAGAGAATTGTATGATTGGTTTAAAGATAATGTTTATGGTTACAGCAAAGAAACTTATCCTTTAGTGCCAAAACAACGAGAATTTTCGAGATTAAATTTAAGTTACACCATTATGAGTAAACGAAAATTACTAAAATTGGTGGAAGAAAAAATTGTTTCTGGTTGGGATGATCCAAGAATGCCCACCATTTCAGGTTTGCGAAGACGAGGATACACACCTGCATCTATTAGAAGTTTTATTGAAACTGTAGGGGTTTCAAAACGTGAAAATGTGATTGATGTCGCTTTATTAGAATTTAAAATTAGAGAAGATTTAAACAAAACTGCCAATAGAGTAATGGCTGTTTTAGATCCAATCAAACTAGTGATTACCAATTATCCTGAGGGGAAAGAAGAATGGTTGCAAGCTGAAAACAATCAAGAAGATGAAGCTGCTGGTTATAGAGAAGTCCCTTTTTCTAGAGAAATTTTTATCGAAAAAGAAGATTTTAGAGAAGAAGCCAATAAAAAGTTTTTCCGCTTAAAATTAGGTGGAGAAGTTCGATTAAAAAACGCATACATCATTAAAGCAGAAAGTTGTACAAAAGATGAAAACGGAAATATCATTGAAATTCAATGTACTTATGATGAGCTTAGCAAATCTGGCAGTGGCACAGAAGAAAGTTTACGAAAAGTAAAAGGAACTTTACATTGGGTTTCTATGAAGCATGCTGTAAAAGCCGAAGTAAGAGTTTATGATCGATTGTTTTTACACGAAGCTCCTGATGCTCAAAAAGATAAAGATTTTATGGATTATTTAAATCCGAATTCACTTGAAATTGTTAATGCTTTTGTTGAACCGAGCTTGCAAAATGCCAAAATTGGAGAACGCTTCCAGTTTCAACGTTTAGGTTATTTTTGTGTAGATAACGATTCTACAGATAACCAACTAGTATTTAATAAGACAGTTGGTTTGCGAGATTCTTGGGGAGGAAATTAG
- the folB gene encoding dihydroneopterin aldolase: MGIIKVKNIKLYAFHGCLDEEAAIGSPYRVDVKVKADLKKSAKTDELKDTVDYVHLNLIVKEEMAIRSKLLEEVAQRILDRFFDEIPMIQKATVGVSKINPPIGGNVEEVVIVLTKKR; the protein is encoded by the coding sequence ATGGGAATTATCAAAGTTAAAAATATCAAATTGTATGCATTTCATGGATGTTTGGATGAAGAAGCTGCTATTGGTTCTCCATACAGAGTAGATGTTAAGGTGAAAGCTGATTTAAAAAAATCTGCCAAAACAGACGAATTAAAAGATACAGTAGATTATGTGCATTTGAACTTAATTGTTAAGGAAGAAATGGCAATTCGATCTAAATTATTAGAAGAAGTAGCGCAAAGAATTTTGGATCGTTTTTTTGATGAAATCCCAATGATACAAAAAGCAACAGTGGGTGTTTCAAAAATAAATCCACCAATTGGAGGAAATGTGGAAGAAGTGGTCATTGTTTTGACAAAAAAGCGATAA
- the aat gene encoding leucyl/phenylalanyl-tRNA--protein transferase has translation MIWLTEKIEFPPYEFANKDGIIALGGDLSSERLIFAYQNGIFPWYSKGDPIVWYFPKKRMVLFPDELKISKSMRKIIQKNEFQITENKVFEDVIYNCKNIKRVDGLGTWITDEMEQAYIALHKQGVAKSIEVWENDILVGGLYGIEMNNIFCGESMFSKVTNASKLAFIYLVTKMNYQLIDCQVYNDHLASLGAKEIENREFLNLLRKFQ, from the coding sequence ATGATTTGGTTGACAGAAAAAATTGAATTTCCTCCTTATGAATTTGCAAATAAAGATGGAATTATTGCGCTTGGTGGAGATTTGTCTTCTGAGCGATTGATTTTTGCCTATCAAAATGGAATTTTCCCATGGTATTCTAAAGGGGATCCAATTGTATGGTATTTTCCAAAAAAGCGAATGGTATTATTTCCAGATGAGTTGAAAATTTCTAAATCAATGCGAAAAATTATTCAAAAAAATGAATTTCAAATTACTGAAAATAAAGTGTTTGAAGACGTAATTTACAATTGTAAAAATATTAAAAGAGTTGATGGCTTAGGAACTTGGATTACGGATGAGATGGAGCAAGCTTATATTGCCCTTCATAAACAAGGTGTTGCAAAATCCATAGAAGTTTGGGAAAATGATATTCTAGTAGGCGGTTTGTATGGTATTGAAATGAACAATATATTCTGTGGAGAAAGTATGTTCAGTAAAGTTACTAATGCTTCGAAATTGGCTTTTATTTATCTGGTGACAAAGATGAACTATCAATTGATAGATTGCCAAGTTTATAATGATCATTTGGCGAGCTTAGGTGCAAAAGAAATTGAAAATCGTGAGTTTTTAAATTTGTTGAGAAAATTCCAATAA
- a CDS encoding DUF5916 domain-containing protein: protein MKFYVNFYFICFFFISTIKAQEVINPSVVKRIYTTKKLKITPVIDGDVSDEAWNEVEWSTDFTEREPDEGTPPTYQTLFKIMYDSKYLYIAIKALDEQPELIQQRLSRRDGFAGDRVNVIIDSYHDKRTAFVFTITAAGVKGEEIASQNGQSWDESWNPVWFTDAKVDEFGWTAEMKIPFSQLRFGDAKEQVWGFNMIRNIFRLNERSLWQRIPNNQAGFISESGELHGLVDLSPQKQLEIQPFTVLQYDSYPKEANNPYRDGNDFGINAGLDAKIGVTNDLTLDVTINPDFGQVEADPGAIALDGFQLFFREQRPFFVENKNIFDFQFANGSDNLFYSRRIGRNPHRNANLSDGEFADTPQNSTILGAAKFSGKTKNGWSVGVLESVTANEFATVKQVNGTTRKEIVEPLTNYFISRVQKDFNERNSFIGGIFTATNRNLNGNFNELHKAAYTAGIDFQHNWKNRDYFLDGNIIMSHVLGSPEAIENTQRSITRLFQRTDATHVSVDPTKTSLTGTGGRIELGKAGGGNWRYNGGFIWRSPELELNDVGFLRRTDEIIQFGNVRYLWQVPTKTFRNASVFASQVTEYDFQENLNRIRFEGEGNINWANNATSNLGFGTSIRGYSNAFLRGGPRWRTADNRYFWGSFGSDRSKKFSYFFNFSYVNADEDVFESSNFIFGFNYQPFDALNISLENQLVNTKDRAQYVTTLNFGNDKRYILGNIKNDEFSTTLRFTYSINPNMSIQFYGQPFISRGRYSEFNYVNIAAADRFTDRVNLYDENQISAININGNDFYTIDENRDNIIDYQFHKPDFSFVQFRSNLVARWEYIPGSEIFLVWAQGVVGNENPDANLSTSLRNQVLSTQKENTFLLKFTYRFVR, encoded by the coding sequence ATGAAATTTTATGTAAATTTCTATTTCATATGCTTTTTTTTTATTTCAACAATAAAAGCACAAGAAGTCATTAATCCTTCAGTTGTTAAAAGAATTTACACCACAAAAAAATTAAAAATTACCCCAGTTATTGATGGTGATGTTTCTGATGAGGCTTGGAATGAGGTTGAATGGAGTACAGATTTTACAGAGAGAGAACCTGATGAAGGAACGCCACCAACGTATCAAACGTTATTTAAAATTATGTATGATTCCAAATATTTATACATTGCTATCAAAGCCTTGGATGAGCAACCTGAATTGATTCAACAGCGTTTAAGTAGAAGAGATGGTTTTGCTGGGGATAGAGTCAATGTGATTATTGATAGTTATCATGACAAAAGAACAGCATTCGTTTTTACCATAACTGCAGCTGGTGTAAAAGGTGAAGAAATTGCCTCTCAAAATGGACAAAGTTGGGATGAAAGTTGGAATCCTGTTTGGTTTACAGATGCAAAAGTTGATGAATTTGGTTGGACAGCAGAAATGAAAATCCCTTTTAGTCAGTTGCGTTTTGGGGATGCAAAAGAGCAAGTTTGGGGTTTTAACATGATTCGAAATATTTTCAGATTGAACGAGCGTTCGCTTTGGCAAAGAATTCCAAATAATCAAGCAGGTTTTATAAGTGAATCTGGTGAGTTGCATGGTTTGGTTGATCTGTCTCCTCAAAAACAATTAGAAATTCAGCCTTTTACAGTATTGCAATACGATTCTTATCCAAAAGAAGCAAACAATCCTTACAGAGATGGCAACGATTTTGGCATCAATGCAGGTTTGGATGCTAAAATTGGAGTTACTAATGATTTAACTTTGGATGTAACCATTAATCCTGATTTTGGACAAGTTGAAGCTGATCCAGGAGCGATTGCTTTGGATGGTTTTCAACTCTTTTTTAGAGAGCAAAGACCATTTTTTGTTGAAAATAAAAACATTTTTGATTTTCAATTTGCCAACGGAAGTGACAACCTTTTTTACAGCAGAAGAATTGGAAGAAATCCACACAGAAATGCCAATCTTTCAGATGGAGAATTTGCAGATACTCCCCAAAATTCAACGATTTTGGGCGCAGCAAAATTCTCAGGAAAAACTAAAAACGGATGGTCTGTTGGTGTTTTAGAAAGTGTAACTGCTAACGAATTTGCCACTGTAAAACAAGTAAACGGAACCACGAGAAAAGAGATTGTAGAGCCTTTAACCAATTATTTTATATCAAGAGTTCAAAAAGATTTTAACGAACGAAATTCATTTATTGGTGGAATTTTTACTGCAACAAATCGAAATTTAAACGGTAATTTTAACGAACTTCACAAAGCAGCCTATACAGCAGGAATCGATTTTCAACATAACTGGAAAAATCGTGATTATTTTTTAGACGGAAATATCATCATGAGTCACGTTTTGGGTAGTCCTGAAGCTATTGAAAATACGCAACGTTCTATCACTCGTTTATTTCAAAGAACAGATGCAACACACGTTTCTGTTGATCCCACAAAAACCTCTTTAACAGGAACTGGAGGAAGAATAGAGCTCGGAAAAGCTGGAGGTGGAAATTGGCGTTACAATGGCGGATTTATTTGGAGATCTCCAGAATTAGAATTGAATGATGTTGGTTTTTTAAGAAGAACAGATGAAATAATTCAGTTTGGAAACGTTAGATATTTGTGGCAAGTTCCTACAAAAACTTTTAGAAATGCTTCTGTTTTTGCATCTCAAGTAACAGAATATGATTTTCAAGAAAATTTAAATAGAATCCGATTTGAAGGTGAAGGAAATATCAATTGGGCAAATAATGCTACATCAAATTTAGGTTTTGGTACTAGTATTCGTGGATATTCAAACGCATTTTTACGAGGTGGTCCAAGATGGAGAACTGCTGATAATAGGTATTTCTGGGGTTCTTTTGGTTCTGATAGAAGTAAAAAATTCAGCTATTTTTTCAACTTCAGTTACGTAAATGCTGATGAGGATGTTTTCGAATCGAGTAATTTTATCTTTGGATTCAATTACCAACCATTTGACGCTTTGAACATTTCTCTGGAAAATCAGTTGGTTAATACAAAAGATAGAGCTCAATATGTTACCACTTTAAATTTTGGAAACGATAAAAGATACATTTTGGGGAATATTAAAAACGATGAGTTTTCTACAACTTTGCGTTTTACCTATAGTATCAATCCAAATATGTCTATTCAGTTTTACGGGCAACCATTTATATCGAGAGGACGTTATTCCGAATTCAATTATGTAAATATTGCAGCAGCAGATCGTTTTACAGATCGTGTAAATTTATATGATGAAAATCAAATTTCAGCTATAAATATCAATGGAAATGATTTTTATACAATTGATGAAAATAGAGATAACATTATTGATTATCAGTTTCATAAACCTGATTTTTCGTTTGTGCAATTCCGCTCAAATTTAGTTGCAAGGTGGGAATACATTCCTGGTTCTGAAATCTTTTTAGTTTGGGCACAAGGTGTCGTTGGAAATGAAAATCCAGATGCGAATTTGTCAACTTCGCTTAGAAATCAAGTGTTGAGTACTCAAAAAGAAAATACTTTTTTGTTGAAATTTACCTATCGATTTGTAAGATAA
- a CDS encoding DUF2452 domain-containing protein, with product MKNESKKPDLVVFNEETKQYDAALKPYGTSASAPTIKPLNTATWRNDGVQRVNKKIKSEFDEVKKQYEKLLEKFHYNDLVYNANFSFEPNIGEEYHLYKGKNQQNFLSIIHPNQCNFEHIGSFRLNSDKMWEKVDATN from the coding sequence ATGAAAAACGAATCAAAAAAACCCGATTTAGTTGTTTTTAATGAAGAAACGAAGCAATATGATGCTGCTTTAAAACCATATGGAACTTCAGCAAGTGCACCTACAATTAAACCATTAAATACAGCAACTTGGAGAAATGACGGTGTACAAAGAGTTAATAAAAAAATAAAATCGGAGTTTGATGAGGTTAAAAAACAGTATGAAAAATTGTTAGAAAAATTTCATTACAACGATTTGGTTTACAATGCTAATTTTAGCTTTGAACCCAATATTGGTGAAGAATATCATTTGTATAAAGGAAAAAATCAGCAAAATTTTTTATCAATCATTCATCCAAATCAGTGTAATTTTGAACACATAGGTTCTTTTAGATTGAACTCAGATAAAATGTGGGAAAAAGTTGATGCAACAAACTAA
- the rpsI gene encoding 30S ribosomal protein S9 gives METVHKIGRRKTAVARVYLSEGDGTITINKREFKNYFTTASLQYKVQQPLMLTENVTSYNIKVSVYGGGVTGQAEAIRLAITRALVAINVENKAVLKPEGLLTRDPRMVERKKFGQKKARKRFQFSKR, from the coding sequence ATGGAAACTGTACACAAGATAGGTAGAAGAAAAACAGCTGTAGCGCGTGTTTATCTTTCAGAGGGTGATGGTACAATTACCATCAATAAAAGAGAATTTAAAAATTATTTTACAACAGCTTCTTTACAATATAAAGTACAACAGCCTTTAATGCTTACTGAAAATGTAACTTCTTACAATATCAAAGTAAGTGTTTATGGTGGTGGAGTTACTGGTCAAGCTGAAGCAATTCGCTTGGCAATTACAAGAGCTTTAGTAGCAATTAATGTTGAAAACAAAGCAGTTTTAAAACCAGAAGGCTTATTAACTCGAGATCCAAGAATGGTAGAGCGTAAGAAATTTGGTCAGAAAAAAGCTCGTAAAAGATTCCAGTTCTCTAAACGTTAA
- a CDS encoding DUF3127 domain-containing protein, translating into MEVIGKVKLIGEVQTFGSSGFRKRELVVTTDEQYPQMIMIEFLQDKVDLLNNYKVGQDVKVSINLRGREWINPQGEAKYFNSITGWRIESLSQSAPNASNLPPVDQFQAATNFTEEEPDDLPF; encoded by the coding sequence ATGGAAGTTATTGGAAAAGTAAAATTGATTGGAGAAGTACAAACGTTTGGATCAAGTGGATTTAGAAAAAGAGAATTGGTAGTAACTACTGATGAGCAATATCCACAAATGATTATGATTGAATTTTTGCAAGATAAAGTGGATTTATTGAACAATTATAAAGTTGGTCAAGATGTAAAAGTTTCTATCAATTTACGTGGTAGAGAATGGATCAATCCACAAGGTGAAGCAAAATATTTCAATTCAATTACAGGTTGGAGAATAGAAAGTTTGTCACAATCTGCACCAAATGCTTCAAATTTACCTCCAGTTGATCAATTTCAAGCAGCAACTAATTTTACTGAAGAAGAGCCAGATGATTTGCCTTTTTAA